A section of the Felis catus isolate Fca126 chromosome B2, F.catus_Fca126_mat1.0, whole genome shotgun sequence genome encodes:
- the LOC102899189 gene encoding butyrophilin-like protein 1, whose product MEDCRRGSLLSRLTSLLLFFQLPAGGSAEEFVVIGPSDPIVAVLGGNVTLPCHVSPAMDVDNMELRWFRSKFSEAVFIYENQQEQKEEQLAQYTGRTSLVKDFLSQGEATVRIHKVQASDNGLYTCFFRKGSFYEKASLELKVAGVGSVPQVHITGPEEDGVRVVCTASGWFPKPQIQWRAANGEKFLTFSETHAQDTEGLFSVESALVVRDSSSGNMTCSVLNPVLDQKKAMAIFIPEPFFPQASPWKPAFIVSLVVLMLSLLGAAYYIKTEHTVKRQEMQEWERLHRDKEEARQTKEEALKARDELQEDLGRRKSIYLGGWRKAQLYADWRKEKFQALSVTLDPASAHPHLAVSGGQTSVTLEDTTEDPGRSCSILGQEAITSGRCYWEVEIKNGNRSEWGLGVCRGDVVRKGWYRELPEVGFWVLGWYGGKLYALILPESQEICDEVPHRVGVFLDLKEGDVSFYNMTDGSHLFSFPLTSSTGTLFPYFMIQSGDVSLTICSVVDVPTETPVPLKNPSSSLEEPVSLSGDGFSSGSAVDGALPGADSPLLSYGPEAM is encoded by the exons ATGGAGGATTGCCGCAGAGGCTCTTTGCTCTCCCGTCTcacctccctgcttctcttcttccAGTTGCCTGCTGGGGGGTCTGCAG AGGAGTTTGTGGTGATTGGCCCCTCGGACCCCATTGTGGCAGTGCTGGGTGGGAACGTCACGCTGCCCTGTCATGTGTCCCCAGCCATGGATGTGGATAACATGGAGCTGCGGTGGTTCCGCTCCAAGTTCTCAGAGGCAGTGTTCATCTATGAAAACCAGCAGGAACAGAAAGAAGAGCAGCTGGCTCAGTACACAGGGCGGACCTCGCTGGTGAAGGACTTCCTCAGCCAGGGGGAGGCCACTGTGCGTATCCACAAGGTCCAGGCTTCCGACAATGGGCTGTATACCTGCTTCTTCAGAAAGGGAAGTTTCTATGAAAAGGCCAGTTTGGAGCTGAAGGTGGCAG GTGTGGGCTCTGTCCCTCAAGTGCACATCACAGGGCCAGAGGAGGACGGGGTCCGAGTGGTGTGCACGGCCTCGGGATGGTTCCCAAAGCCCCAGATACAGTGGAGAGCTGCTAATGGGGAAAAGTTCCTGACATTCTCTGAGACCCATGCCCAAGACACTGAAGGGCTgttcagcgtggagtctgctctGGTGGTGAGGGACAGCTCTTCAGGGAACATGACCTGCTCAGTCCTCAACCCCGTCCTGGACCAGAAGAAGGCGATGGCCATTTTCATCCCAG AGCCCTTCTtcccccaggcctctccctggAAGCCAGCTTTCATAGTGAGCCTCGTGGTGCTGATGCTCTCACTCCTTGGGGCTGCCTATTACATCAAGACAGAACATACTGTAAAGAGGCAGGAGATGCAGGAATGGGAGAGACTGCACAGGGACAAGGAGGAGGCCCGGCAGACAAAGGAGGAGGCGTTGAAGGCCAGAG ATGAACTCCAAGAAGATCTTG GCAGGAGGAAATCTATTTACCTGGGTG GCTGGAGGAAGGCGCAGTTGTATGCAG ATTGGCGGAAGGAGAAGTTCCAGGCCT TGTCTGTCACTCTGGATCCAGCGTCTGCACATCCGCACCTTGCTGTCTCTGGTGGACAGACTAGTGTGACCTTGGAGGACACAACTGAGGACCCCGGAAGATCCTGTAGCATCTTGGGCCAGGAGGCCATCACATCAGGGCGCTGCTACTGGGAGGTGGAGATCAAGAATGGAAACAGAAGCGAGTGGGGTCTGGGGGTCTGTAGGGGAGATGTGGTGAGGAAAGGCTGGTACAGAGAGTTGCCAGAAGTGGGGTTCTGGGTTCTGGGGTGGTACGGAGGTAAATTATATGCCCTTATCCTCCCTGAGAGTCAGGAAATCTGTGATGAAGTTCCCCACAGGGTGGGTGTTTTCTTAGACCTCAAAGAAGGGGATGTCTCCTTCTATAACATGACTGATGGATCtcaccttttctccttccctctaaCTTCCTCCACTGGGACTCTGTTTCCATACTTCATGATTCAGTCAGGAGATGTGTCCCTGACCATCTGCTCTGTGGTGGATGTGCCTACAGAGACCCCTGTGCCCCTTAAgaatccttcttcttctttggaGGAACCTGTAAGCCTCTCAGGGGATGGGTTCAGCTCAGGCTCTGCTGTTGATGGTGCTCTCCCAGGGGCCGACTCTCCATTACTCTCCTATGGCCCTGAGGCTATGTGA